The sequence CCCATAAGTAAATGATATGCTTCCATCACCATATATATGCTTGAATTTCATGCCCTTTCTGTTCCCCAGTAGAAATCTAATTTACCTGGTACCTCCTAGTACTGATGAATGTATGTCCCTTTAAGCTATCAGTAAAGGCCAGATTTTTGgatctctacatttttttttttcctgacactgACTTTTATCATGTTATCCTCTGGCTTGCCATAATAGCCTGGGCATATACCTCTCACTGCACTTCCCTATACCACTGGCTATACACGTCTGTCACTTCAAGAGTCACCTCCACGTCCCTAGGGCCTATCACAGAGCCTGTCATATGGTACACACCTCGCACATTTGTTGGTTCTGGACTGAATTCATTGGTGGTTGGTTCTTTGTGATGACCCACATCGCCCCAATCACAAATGAATAATCATCACAGGTGACATTTCTTGGTTCCTTGCTATAGGTAGGCACCATGCTAAGAGCTTTACACGTATTATCCCATATAATCCTCTCAACTAATTaatttttcatctcctttttcCAGATACAgaaactgtggctcagagagatgaaaaaataaacagattaaaaattGAGTCCATTTACAAATGATGTTGGGTGAATAACAAATAAGATGGACATTCGGCTGACAAATGTCAGAAGTCAACTTGAACCAATCTTGCCTGATTTGAAACGAACTTTGTGCAGATGGATTGACCCTGGGACCTGCGCGTTCAAGCTTTAGCCCCTACCCTTCTCCCAGCTTTGTCTTGGCCACCCCTTGGGCACAGGGTATCCTCCTTAGCAGTACTATTACTCAACCAGTAAGCCAGGCTTCCTTAAAAGTGCCACTGACCGTTCTCAAGATGTTTTTAGACAGCACAGAGGAACTCTTATTTCAATTACTAGGCATTTTTTGACTCAAATATGTATTTAGTGTGTGTtaggaacaaaaaataaatgacagcatCTGTTTATGGCATGGTgtattgatttttctatttacaTTAGTGATATaggattttccttttaaatttattaagttCTAAAAAAATTGAGTCCATTTACAAATGATGTTGGGTGAATAATAAGATGGATCATataacaataaagcagaaattatatGTCTGAGTTTATATAAAGACTAAAATTTGAAAAGCACTGCCTCATAAACTGGCATACATggatgacacacacacacaatgaaactGACTTTTAAGCTCACACCATGCACTTACAAGTTTGTAGAATGTTGCTTAAAAAACACACCCCAGAGCCTACCTAAGAGGACTCCAACCAGCCTCTAAAGTTCTAAATTTGAagtgtgtttatttctttttcctccttctatTTTTGGAACTTAAATAGCCAAATGGATGAAAAAAACTGCCTCTAAATAAAAAATGAGCTAGGGGCCTGGAGCTCTCCTCTGCTTCATTTCAACTCTGAGCAAATGGTGAATTACAACACCCCTGGACATAGTGGTTTCTAACTACCAAGCTGCCAGGCTTTTAAATAACAGCAGCACAGAAGCGCAGCCATAATGCTACCTATTTCCCTTGCTaaattatttatgcatttattataTTTCACATGGGCTGTTGAACCTGAAGGTACTTCTGTGGGGGCCAGGTCATTTCAAGAAACCCATTACTGAGAATCAACTCAGCTACATTAGAAACTGGCACATTCAGTTGTATGAGATATTGCTCGTTAATATTACATAATTACCGCCTCTGCTGTTGTTTTCAGGTGATAACTTTgtttatgtgtacatgtgtgtgtgtgtgtgcactattCAATGGCTTCTAGGCAATTTGCTTCATTAAGAAGCGGTTTAACACTAAGGTATATCAATAAAGACTAGCTTAATGCAATCATGGAACGGCACCTAAGATGACTCGGCCAAATGAAGCTATTACCCTGTATACTGCGCTTTACATGAGACTGAAATGGTTTACTAAGTTTATGAAAACCACCTGCCAGGATTTACAGTGATGGATTTGCTGTAAGATGAGCAGCATTTTAGAAGTTTTATGTCAATACAAACTTGATGTACATTATTAGGAAATTTCCCAAATTTTCCAAGGCTTGTTGTTAAAGTCGACCTAACATTCATTACATTGAAGTTTGTTATGACTCACATCAAGGAATAAAATCGATTAATTAAACCTTAATTCAACAAGCACTCATTAAAGGCCTACTGTGTGCTGAGCATAATGCCAGGCTCAGGGGATACAAAAGAGAGAAGTTCCTGACTTGGAAGAGCAACTCCAGTCGGTGTGATCTAGTCAATTACATAATATTCAGTTATGTGACCAAGTGTCTGTGCCAACCTAGGAGAAGATGCCCACCTCTGCTGAAGCAGGGAGGCGGGCTCAGGGAAGGAAGTGAGGCTGCTCGAGTccaagcttccctggtaggtGTCTGCCTAAGGAAGTTGTGTGGTGAGCATAGGATACATTTGTTGATTCCTCCAGAAGCTTTTCTACTCTTTTGCTAGGAGAattctgattttgtttatttcacATTGGGGTCCTTGGGTCTCAGGGAAGGTGGGCCCAGGTCTGGTCTAGATCAAAGCATGTGACCCCATCTTGAGCATAAATATATAACAGGAAGTGTGCTTAGAGGGTCCTCGAGAAAGACCTTTCCTCCCTGATCAGAGGACAGCTCTTGACCAGAAATGCTCAGCTCTTTGAAGCCCTCTGTGTCTTGCTTCTGAATGCCATGGTGCGATGACTGGGGCTGTGAAAGACATCTTAAGACCCTGAAGGCAAGGGCAAGAATATCCAGAGATTCCAGCCTATAGCCTTGTCACATTTGACCAGCCAGCATCAGCAACTGCTCACCTCTAGACTTCTTCATGTGCAATGAAAATCACCTTCTTGTCAGTTTTACTCATACATTCTGTTACTTTCAGCAAATAGTATTCCTGACCTTGTAAGTTCATGGAACCTCAGACTTTTCAGAATGGCTGGAACAGCGCTCTAGAGTTGCAGGTGACGATGCTGAAATGTCCTGCAGGTACTAGTTCATCGGGTGCATGGGTACCACCTTCAGGAATCTGGCAGTGCTTTTCAGACAATGGCTCCCTTCCCACTGGCGCACATGAGATGGTCTTAAACGGTACACAGACAAGACAGTATGCAGTCTTGAATCACACAATGAGAAATTTAGTtccttttacattctttttcagtcCTTCACAAGTAAAGAAGCCAGCCAGGTTGGGCTGGCGAGTCTTAGGACCTTGCGCTAACCTTAGTAATCTTCCCTTGTAACAAAGAGAAAGTCTCAGACTTATGGCCTTTGATATATATACAGGATCTAGGAGCAATTCAATaccatcattttgttttcattgttttaaatgtgATAATTTCCTTTTGATTATAGCATTTTGGGTGGCAAATCAAGTTGCCTAGACTGGATATTTCTTTGCTCTTTAAAGCcagtttataaaaatgttaaaggagTGACAATGTAGGAACTACATCCATATGGCAACAACTGGAAGGCTGCGATGAAAAACACTGAAGTTTGAAGAACAGAATTGAATGCATCAGGAAGCTACTGAAAGTATTTAAGCAATAGAGTAAGGTCAGTAGACTATTTAGAAAAATCCAGTGAGCAAGGCCAGGTATTAAACCTGGcttccacaaaaagaaaaaagaaaaatcctggtGAGAAATAATCAGGTTTAAACCAAAGCAGaaggtggggagaaaagggagatgtTGACGtagcaaaatgaagaaaacatgggACCAATCATCAGCTGATGGAGAAGTAGAAGGAGGAGCTTAGAATGACTCCTAAGTTTGGCTGAGGCAACCCAGAGAATGAATCATGGCACCACTGAGTGAGCTAGAGAAAACAGAAGAGCGCCAGGGctggggcagtggggtggggtgggggagtgaaGTGAAGGGTTCAGTTGGTCACTCATGGAAGGAGCTTGTTAAATTCAAATGGAGATGGCCTGTGGACCAGTGGCTCTCAAAGCGATTTCAAGACAccaacagcatcagcatcatctgaAAACTCATTAGAAAGGCAGATTTGTGGCTTCACCCCAAAAAGAATAGGTATTTTACCCCATATCTATTCaatcagaaattctgatttaactTGTTTTCCAAGCGATTCTGATGCTTATTAAAATCTGAGGACCACTGAATAGAGGGTGGAGTTTTGAGTCAAAATACCTGGGCAAAATAACCTAGTTATTTTAGACAAGGCCCTCCTCTGGACCTGTTTCCTCAACTGCAGAATGAGGTCATTGACTTGGCTCTAAGACCAAAAGCAAGTCATGAAACCTCTCTGGGACTACATACCCAACCCCTGATATCTGCCTCCCTTGCTTCCTTGGTaataaaatatcactttttaACTTAACGCATACAGCATGAAATAAAAGACTGTATTTCCCAACCTCTTTTGCCATTAGCTGTGGCCATATGCCAAATTCTGCCCAGTGAGAAGAGAACGAAAGTGATGTGTATGTCTTTTGAGAAGTTTCCTCAAAGAGAAGCATTGTGCCgttgttcctttttcctttggtctGGAATACACATGTGATGGCGGAAGCTTATCAACTATCTTATATCCCAGGCAGAAGTTAAATTCCGAGGAGGGAAGagcaatgaaataaaaggaatgctGGTTCCGATGATTTCTTAAAACTACCTCACCAGCCCTATTATTGACTCTTGCAAACTTCTTTTATGTGAGAAAGGCACTTTTTGTGTTAATtattcatttggattttctgtGCTCTTACATTATTATGAGAAAATCTTTTGTACTTTATAACTTTATGagaaaatactatgaaaaaaCTTAATCAGAACATTGTTGGGGCAggacctgagaatttgcatttgatGGGCTCCTATGGGGACTGACTATACTTTAAGGTTGGATGATTACGAAtctggcttcccttcccaggtggtgcagtggtaaagaatccacttgccaatgcaggagacacaagagatgtgggttcaatcctggagtcaggaagatcccctggagaggaaatggcaacctactccagtgttcttgcctggaaaattccatggacagaggagcctggtgggctgcagaccacagggttgcaaagagttggacatgattaagcagGCACAACatagaaatatacatacatatatatacactccaAGAATAGAGAATCAAGAAATTTGGACATAAAAGGGCCAtctttagtgtttttttaaaatatatatattaatagatgaCTTTCTTTGAAACTTTATTGCTTACCAGTTCCAGTATGAAATTCCTTTGGTAGTAAATATTCTGGCTGAAAGGAAATCGTCAAACTGGACCAGTGCCACTGGGGTCAAGGCTATACCGGGACTAGAATTTTGGTCTCTAACTCCTAGATCTCTGACTTCTGGACTCTGCAGATTCTCTGCAAGCTCCAAAAAGCtttttccagcattgcaggtgaaAATCCCCTAGTCTAGCCACAGAGTGTGAGATGGCAGCAGTTCGGCTGCCTGGCTGTGGTTTTAATACAGGGAAGTGAAGTGTGTCCAATCAAAACGGCCAGGGGTAATCTAGGTCAACTGCCCATCCACATAGGTGACTGGAGCCACAAAAGAATCCAAGTCATTCCATGTGATACAAGTCACAGTTTGGAAGGTCAACCTCACCTAAATCTTTGCCAGGATTTGGTGATTTCAAGTGAAGCCTGTCTCTGTCCTAGACCTTTCCAAATCTTTTATTCAGTAACAGTGCACTGGAAGAACTGGCTTCATCAGTCACCACCACAATGGGTTGTTAACTATGGACTTCATATTAATGATAATATCAGAAATgggaaagtaggaaaaaaaaaaagtatttaaaacacaGAGGGCTTGTGCAGGttataaaacaataaacaaaaggagaaaatgtaaCCTAGCAattaactgcaaaaaaaaaaaaattggtgctttCCAAGTAAATATACCCACTTTCCAATACTGAAACAAGGTGAAGATCAGAGGTGAGTTTAATAAAATCTGCTTTCAGGACCTGGTTCTATTTCTGTCCAGGCTGCCTTCTGGTAGTGAGCTTCTACTCTTGGAAAAGAGGATATTCCACAAGTAATTTCATCTTTTGCTCTTCCCCTAACTTCACAGGACCTGCTTTGGaatgtaattattatatatatttttgtttcagtaACATATATATTCCTCTACTATGTTAGAATGCTTATTAATGCTGCTAGGCAAAATAACTGCTAGGTATAAATCTCTTAGGGGATTGGACCATATACTTGCCCGGACTTGTCTTCTCATTACAGCTCCCCACCCAGGACAACACCAAGGACACCGTGTCCTTCAGTTCCATTACAGAACTGGGCCACCAAATCTAAAAAGATCAACTGCTTTACATATTTCTGCACGTGATGAGCACGTGTTCATGTAATATATGGTAGTATCTGTTGGCCTTGTGTACGTGTCATATTTCCATAATGTGCCTTGGTGTCTCATGGAAATAAACCAAAACAGACCGCATTGTGCAACTCCAGGGGAGTGGCATTCACATCACAGTCTGTGCTGCCTTATGGAGTTGCACAGTGTACAACCTAGGCAACCTTGGGTGGTGGCTCTGATTGCTAGTCATCAGACAGGCCCCTGAGGAGCTTGGGTGTGTGCTGTTGGGAGAAGAACATGTCTGCTTCAAGGGCAGTGGTGGAAGACATTAGCTAGCATGGGGCAGAGTTCATCACGCTGTGTGATTATGGGGTGGGGTTTATACCACTTGTTAGGTTTAAAAGAGGCTGGTGAAGGAAATATTAGGGGGGCTCTGAGTTTGGGTCTGGTTGACCTCAAACCCCAAAGAGGGCTGGGCCAGCAGAGTCCATTCACTAGCCTACAACTTCTTGGAAAGTGTGTCAGCTCTCAATGGACAggaagggagattttttttttaaaaggtttaataaaaaataatctggTAGCTCCTTAATGTCCAGGGATAGCTCCCTTTCTCTGCAACCTGAAAGCTTCCCAGTGAGCATGTTTCATGGGAGGGGCTCTCTTCTGCTAACAGAGTTTTCAAGCCAGCGCTCATCTGCAACTGTTGATCTCTTTGGAAATCCTAAATAGAGCTGCTGAATTGTTGTCATGGTTACCTGGGGCAGTTTCTGAGCCATTATGTTCTCAAGGAAGGCAGTTCTGAGCTCGGTATCCTGGGTTTCTGAGTAGTCAACTGACTCAAGAGAATtgtttccctcttccttctcccatgcTCTTAATTGCTACCCAGAAGTCTGATGTCTCCAGAGATCATCTTAGCTTCAGCCCAGCCCAAACCCTGATTTAGCTTTAAAAGATCAGGCTGACCAACCAGCATCCTGACTATGGCGCTGGCGTGCCTCCTCCCTCTACAAAGTGACCTAAGTTTCTAGATTCACTCATGCATGCAGTTTCTGGGAAAAAGACACTAGTGAAGTAGTTCTCTATGCTTAATATGTCAATAAGGAACTGACATTTTTGAAAACCTCCTATGAACCCAGCACTTCACTGTAATTTACTACCTTCTAGCCAGGGAGGAACTATCATTCAGATTTTATTGATAAGGAATCAGGGGATTGTAGAGGTGATTTCTGCCCAGAGCTCTACAATTAGGCAGTAGAAGATCTGGGATTCAAATAACCAGTTTGGTTCTAAAGATACCCCTCTTTTCTTCAAGCATGGCAGCTATTTCAGACACTAAGAATTGGCAGCCCCAAAAGACTCTCAACCATCTACTGAATattaaacattcattcattcattcaataaacatattCTGAGTCCACTCTGCCAAATCCTCTGAAGGCCACTAGCGACACACAGATAAATCAGACAAAATCTCTGCCTgtggggggggggaaaaaaaaaacacgactAACTGACAACCAGAAGTAACTAAATGAGGAGAATCTACAAGATGCTACACAAAGGAGAGTCAGGGAAACCATTCTGGAGGAAAGGACACCTAATTGAACCACCTCAGTCTCAAGGTATGGCCAGTTATGGGGAATAAACAGTAGAATAAGACCCAATCCCTAACACTCAAGGAACTCAAAGCAGAGTTACAAAGACTCATGTTCAGGACataagacaataaataaataaataaaatcactgatTCAGATCCCAAACAGGTGTTCTACATGGAATATGGGAGGACTGATAAACTGAGGCAGCAGAAGTTGGGACCACTGAGGAAAGACTAGTGGAAGTCATTTCCTTTCATGAGATCTTTCTTAAAAGTCTGTGATCTCTCCTTTTTACTCCCTACTTTTTGCCATAGTCACTTGTGGATCTActctgatttcttcatttttcattttctactaaATGAAGATACTCACTATTCAACATCTTTAGAACCTTTGCTGAGAGCAAGGCGTTAATTTAGGTCCTGATGGTGGTCATGTACAAAGACAAGGAACCCTTGAATAGCAAATGAATAACCTAAATGATGACAGTTTGAGAGACGTTAGCCCCAAACCAAATGGCAGACCTGAAAAAAGGATTCAGGAAGAATATCACTGTAGTTGGTTTGTTCACTCTTTTTTTTCAGCATCCATTCGCTAATGATTCCTATCTATCAATACAAGGTCCTCTCCTCAAAAAGCCCACAGGTGACCACAGGTCCAGGAGACATAAGCAACCATTACAATAGAGGGTGACAAGCATGAGAAATATACTGGGCCATGGACATCCATTTAAGAGGGATTTCAGAAGACAGAGTTGGTAGCTTTTGATCCGATTCCTAAAACTAAATTAGAGTTTACCaggtggaggagagaggaaatgGAAGGTAAAAAGGAACTGAGATTACATTTGGAGGAGCTTGTTGTGGGGCGTTTGGAGGAGATGAGATGTTAAGATATACTGCCCCTAGAGTGCAAAACACTTGAATATGAGGATAAAAAGTTTGGTCTTTTTCAAGGAGGTAGTGGGCAGTCGTAGAGAGAGCAGAACAGGTGAGGATCCTGGTTAAGATTCTTCATTTTGGAAATGTGCCCCTAATAAGCGGGTAAGGTACATTAGAGCGGGTGGGGATAAGGAGGGCTTGGCCACGGACGCCGCAGCTGTATCTTTGTGCCTGAAACACTGCACCGGACGGGAGCCTAAACCAAGCAGGaggagtgggggttgggggatggaAGGTGAAGGGAGAGTCCCGCGTAAGATCCACTTTCAGGACAAGCACATACGCAATTCTAGACACCTTACAGCAGCTGGTAAAACCCGCCTCCTCTTCCAGATCCCTCCGGGGCGGAGCTCGAGCCAAAGCACGAGATGCCTGGGGAACCACGTTTACTCTGGGCAGTCCTCCCGATCATCCGCGGTTTCATGGGTAGCCAATCCAATCTCCTACTCCTGGACTCTTTTCCACAGTGCTAGGAAAATCCGTTTTCTTCCGCGCGCCCCTGTACGCTCCTCCTGCAGAGCGTGGTTAAGCGAAATAAACAGCGCAGTAGTCCTTTGCCCACACTAAAGATGGCGACTCGCTGGGTTCCCTCTGGGTAGTAGAGCGAGTTCCAGGCTCCAGGCCTCACTGGGCGAGGCACAGACGGAAGGGGCGTCTCTCGACGTAACTTTTCGACCTTCCTGGGAGGGCACCTGGGTTGTGGGCGTGGCCTTATCTGAATTCTAGCAGCTTATTGGCCTTTAGGCAGGTGGGCGGGGTGTCTGGCCTAACCCACCCCTCCCTTCTCGAACCGGAAGTGTCTCTCGGTCTTTCCAGCTGGTTGTCATTTCACTCGGCTAGGTCCTGAGGAGAAGGACTCAGCCGCGGCTGCTGGACCCGGGCaccgggaggcggcggcggcggcggcagcggcagcagcagcggcggcggagGCGAcagcagaagaggaagaggaggaagaaggagagaagaagagCCAGGCGGAGTTCGCAACTACGACGGCGGGGACTGCGGGACCGGGGTAAAGCGGCGGCGACGACGACGGCCCAGCAACCGTGAGGAGAAACAAAAGCCTTCTaaattatagttaaaaaaaaaatctgggggcaaaaagagagagagcaaaggGGGGAGGACCTTCTTTTTTAGAACAACTAAGCTAgtggggttttcttttttccctctccctccccccccgcaccccccaagccccatccccccacccccccctcccccgcggAGAATCGAACTGAGAGAACTGAACAAACCGCTCCTGGGTCCCATGAGGGAAAAAAACCCCGGAGCCGCAGAGAGGGGAAGAGGCCGAAACCGCAGGACCTTCCAGGTCGCCCCCTTGGTCCCCGCACCCCCGGGCCGCCAGCTCGTCCTCGTCGAGTCTCCCTAATCCATCCTGATCGCGACACCCCCACGAGGGAGAAACGGGTGTGTTTCCAAACCATTTCATGGGGGAGAGAAGGCCAGGGGGAGCCCAGGAACAGCGACCGCAGCAAGATCTGCACCCAGAGCTTCAGGAACAGCCCCAGAGGCCAAAACTGCACCCCGTGAAAGAGCAGAAACAGGATCAGGAAGAGCAGAAACCTCCCTGCAATCATCTTTCCATTAGTCAATGCTGATTTCCTCTCCCGCAACCAGGAatttgccccccaccccagataACCTAAtataatctatctatatataaatatataatatataatgttctTAAATTATTCCTGATTTTTTTAACCAAGCTGCCAAGAAAAGAACCTATTCTCCTCTTAGCCCTATTCTAATTTTTATGTGAGTGAATCTAAACTGCTGAAGAAGACCATATGTGattgttaaattatatatatatatatttttactccTCGCAATGCTTATTCTTCTACATCCATAGATGCTTGAGAAGCTGTGTTTTTGTCATTCATGTACgttttcctttggaaaaagaaAGCGCCTATTTTACTAACCAAAGACTTGATTTTTGCCCTCTTCGTTTTTATTCCCTCCTAGAAATAAGCCTAgttggattcatgtcagtgttttaagattgctttttttttttttttaagtttttttttttctttcagagaccAGAATTCCAAATCTGAACTATTTAGGGTGATAAGCTGCATCTTTGAGCTAGCTAAAAATAAGACGTTTCAAACAAGCAACTTACATTTGGAGTAGAGGATACAAAGGCTTGAGATACCAGGTTGTTTTTTATCTTAAGATTCTGagcctaaaaataataaatggggGATTACGGGTTTGGAGTGCTAGTGCAAAGCAATACTGGGAATAAATCTGCTTTTCCAGTCAGATTCCATCCACATCTGCAGCCTCCACACCATCACCAAAAtgccacccccagccctgctgcttttataaataataacaCAGCTGCCAATGGCAGCAGTGCCGGGTCAGCTTGGCTCTTTCCTGCTCCGGCTACCCATAACATTCAGGATGAGATCTTGGgatcagaaaaagcaaaaagtcAGCAACAGGAACCGCAAGATCCTTTGGAAAAGCAGCAGCTCTCCCCCAGTCCAGGTCAGGAAGCTGGAATATTGCCTGAAACTGAGAAGACTAAATCTGAAGAAAATCAAGGGGACAATTCTTCAGAAAATGGCAATGGGAAGGAGAaaataagaattgaatcaccagtgtTGACAGGGTTTGATTATCAAGAAGCCACGGGGCTAGGTACTTCTACCCAACCCTTGACATCAAGCGCATCGTCTCTCACTGGTTTCAGTAACTGGTCAGCAGCGATAGCGCCTTCCTCCTCTACAATCATCAATGAAGATGCAAGTTTCTTTCACCAGGGAGGGGTCCCGGCTGCTTCGGCTAATAACGGTGCTCTGTTGTTTCAAAATTTCCCCCATCATGTCAGCCCTGGCTTCGGAGGCAGCTTCTCTCCTCAGATTGGGCCTCTCTCACAGCACCACCCTCATCACCCTCATTTCCAACATCATCACAGCCAGCATCAGCAGCAAAGGAGGTCTCCTGCCAGTCCCCATCCCCCACCTTTCACACATAGAAATGCTGCTTTTAACCAGCTGCCTCATTTGGCGAATAATCTTAACAAGCCCCCTTCTCCGTGGAGCAGCTACCAGAGTCCCTCTCCTACACCGTCTTCTTCCTGGAGCCCAGGAGGTGGTGGATATGGTGGCTGGGGAGGTTCCCAAGGCCGAGATCACCGTAGGGGGCTGAATGGAGGAATAACGCCCCTGAACTCCATCTCGcctttgaagaaaaattttgCAAGCAATCATATTCAGCTCCAGAAGTATGCTCGCCCCAGCTCTGCCTTTGCTCCTAAATCCTGGATGGAAGATAGCTTGAACAGGGCTGacaacatttttccttttccGGTAAGATTATGTTCCATTAATAGATTAAGGTGAAATAAGGAAACGGCATGGTGTAATATCTATGTAACTAAGAGAGTTTGAATTGTCTGTATTCACATCAGAGCTCTTGGAAAAAGAGTTCATTGTTAAGACATTATTTTGGCAGGAGAGCAGTGTAATTCGGAATAAAATATTCAGctgttctttttttgtaattttctaatTGTTATCTTTCCATAGATAACCATATAAATTAGCATAATTGTGAATACCAGGTAGCTAGTGATGTCATGATTATTAACTGCAGTACCTTTCTAGCCTGACAAGAAAATCGTGGTAGGTTTTTCCCTACTTACTTAGGTGAGAATAAATAatgtagatataaatatatttcattatggAAACTGATTAGCATTTTCTGCCCATACGTATAACTATATACCCTCCCAAATTTGTTTTTCACCACTGTAAGGTAATGATTCGCTGAAAACCAACTACTGAAATATAGTTTTCTCCCTGATCATATTTTAAACCTGAAACCTCTCTGAACCATGCAGTCTGAAGAGTTTGCAGTTATCAATTTGGAAATTCCTAGTAAACCTTTTTGCAAATTCTGGCTTGCCTTGTGTCAATAAGGACTGCTAGAGAAATGATGTAGATATTTTCTTGATCCCCAATTATTTTTGAATACTATGAAACTGTTGGTCTCAGAGTGACTCTTATGATGCCTTTtcacccatttgtttatttcccaGTGTTAACACTAGGGGTGTAGATAATTAAACCATTCCTAAAAATAGGTCCAGACAAAGATTACTTGTCTTTTTTGCCATCAGTGTATTCttattctccaacatcacattgtttgatgtttttgaattaagGAACAGCCAGTCTAGTTGATAGATATAATATAAAGGGAATTTCAGAGTTAATTGAGCATCAGATGCCCTACTAAATTTGTTTCCTTTGGGGGTATGGTCATTTATAAGTGTTTAGGAAATTTATATGGGTTATAAGCTAACACTGAATCAGTCCTCACAGTGAACCCCACAAGGTAAGTTCTATTATCACCCCcgttttagagatgagaaaatcaTGAGCATCAGCAAGATATAATAACTTGCCCAAGAGCACACAGCTGATGTACAAACTCTAggctaaaaagcaaagattaaaacatACTGTGCTATAtctaaaaagttattttagaGATCTTTCTAAAGGCTAAACAGATTTCAAAATAGTGATACTGTATCCAGATGTGATGTCAGCACAAAtggaat is a genomic window of Ovis aries strain OAR_USU_Benz2616 breed Rambouillet chromosome 16, ARS-UI_Ramb_v3.0, whole genome shotgun sequence containing:
- the CPEB4 gene encoding cytoplasmic polyadenylation element-binding protein 4, with the protein product MGDYGFGVLVQSNTGNKSAFPVRFHPHLQPPHHHQNATPSPAAFINNNTAANGSSAGSAWLFPAPATHNIQDEILGSEKAKSQQQEPQDPLEKQQLSPSPGQEAGILPETEKTKSEENQGDNSSENGNGKEKIRIESPVLTGFDYQEATGLGTSTQPLTSSASSLTGFSNWSAAIAPSSSTIINEDASFFHQGGVPAASANNGALLFQNFPHHVSPGFGGSFSPQIGPLSQHHPHHPHFQHHHSQHQQQRRSPASPHPPPFTHRNAAFNQLPHLANNLNKPPSPWSSYQSPSPTPSSSWSPGGGGYGGWGGSQGRDHRRGLNGGITPLNSISPLKKNFASNHIQLQKYARPSSAFAPKSWMEDSLNRADNIFPFPDRPRTFDMHSLESSLIDIMRAENDSIKGRLNYSYPGSDSSLLINARTYGRRRGQSSLFPMEDGFLDDGRGDQPLHSGLGSPHCFTHQNGERVERYSRKVFVGGLPPDIDEDEITASFRRFGPLIVDWPHKAESKSYFPPKGYAFLLFQDESSVQALIDVQIRPWNLSDSDFVMDGSQPLDPRKTIFVGGVPRPLRAVELAMIMDRLYGGVCYAGIDTDPELKYPKGAGRVAFSNQQSYIAAISARFVQLQHGEIDKRVEVKPYVLDDQLCDECQGARCGGKFAPFFCANVTCLQYYCEYCWAAIHSRAGREFHKPLVKEGGDRPRHISFRWN